Genomic window (Streptococcus porcinus):
CTACCAATGTCATAAAACTTAGTAAGAAAAATAATACTTGATTATAAAGAATTTAAAGCGGGAGGAGGTGTATTAGTGGATAATGACTGGAATGGACTGGCTGATTTGATAGCAAATCTGATTACAAAGTATGCTGGAGTTTTAGATTTAGATAATCTTCCAAATCCAACTCCAGTAAAAAATATTGAAGATAAAAATAAATTTGACATGGCAAAAACTCAGATTGAGAACAAGTGATAAAAGTGCTATAATATACTTGATATATTAGTCCAAACCATAAGTGGTAAAAATTTTAAGATATAGAAAAAGAATATTGAGGTTAATGCTATGTCAAAAGAAAAAATAAAAGTATACCTCTATACAAGAGTATCTACATCAATACAGATAGATGGCTATTCTTTAGAGGCACAAAAATCAAGAATGAAGGCGTTCGCCCTTTATAATGATTATGAAATTGTAGGAGAATATGAAGATGCGGGCAAGTCTGGAAAATCTATTGAGGGAAGAATACAGTTTACTCGCATGATGGAAGATATAAAATCCGGAAAGGATGGAGTATCTTTTGTTCTTGTGTTTAAGCTGTCAAGATTTGCAAGAAATGCTGCTGATGTTTTATCAACTCTACAAACAATGCAAGATTTTGGAGTCAATTTGATTTGTGTTGAGGATGGGATTGATTCATCCAAAGATGCAGGTAAATTGATGATTTCTGTTTTATCAGCAGTGGCTGAAATAGAAAGAGAAAACATTCGTGTCCAAACAATGGAAGGTCGTATTCAAAAGGCAAGAGAGGGTAAATGGAATGGTGGATTTGCTCCGTATGGCTATCAACTGATTGATGGAAAGTTGTTAATAAATGAAGAAGAAGCAATTGCAATAAGAACTATATTTGATCAGTATGTAAACACAAGTATTGGAGCTAATGGTCTTTCTAAGTATTTAGAAAATCATGGTATAAGAAAAATACCAAGACAAAATGGAAAAAATCCATTGTTTGACGCAGGTCTTATAAGAAAGATATTAAAGAATCCTGTATATAATGGGAAAATAGCGTTTGGAAGAAGAACATTAGAAAAAGTTCATGGTACAAGGAATGAATATAGACAAGTAGATCAGGACGATTATATAGTAGCAGAAGGAATTCATGAAGCAATAATTCCAGATAAATTATGGCAGGCTGCACAAGTAAAACTGAAAGCACAAGCTAAAAAGTATGAACATGTAAATAAGGGCAAAAACATGCGGACGCATTTATTATCGGGAATAGTAAAGTGTCCAATATGTGGGGCTGGAATGTTTGGAAACAAATCCATCAAATATAAAAAAGATGGGACGAAATATAAAGACTTCTATTACTATGGTTGTAAACATAGACTTATGAATAGAGGGCATAAATGCACCTACAACAAACAAATTAGAGAAGAATTGTTAGACGATGCTGTCGCTGAGGTAATAATCAAGTTAGTAAGCAACCCTAAATTTGCATCTATGATACAAGAAAAAATCAACATGAAGGTTGATACATCAGCTATTGAAAATGAGATAGATAATTACCAAAAAGAGCTGAGAAAAAGTCATTCCACAAAATTTAAGCTCATTGAAGAAATAGATAACTTAGATGTTGATGATAAACATTATAAGAGAAGAAAAACTGATTTGGATGATAGACTTTATCGTATGTACGATAAAATTGAGAAATTAGAAGGTCAGTTAATAGAAGCTAAAGCAAAGAAAGAAACAATAGAAGCTGAGAAACTTACTGGCGATAATATATATAAAGTTTTGATTTATTTTGACAAGCTTTATAAAGTCATGAACGATGTTGAACGCAGACAGTTAATAGAAGCACTCATTTCAGAAATTCAAATTTATGAAGAGAAGCAGCCAAATGGGCAATGGCTAAAATCCATTATTTTTAAGCTACCTATCATTGATGAGGATCTAAACATAAGTTTGGACAATGATGTGCATGTTGAATGCGTGAGCCTGCTAGAAAAACGCAACTAATCTTATTAGGACAGAAGAAACTGACAATGAAACATTTTGTCAATAAAGATGATGTTTTTTAGAGAACTATAACCAGAATAGAAATGATTTTTTTCGTATTATTACAAAAAATCATTTGATGATTGGAGAAAACGGTGTCTAAACAAAACGTTTATGATAATGAAATATTTTTTAATGAATATAAACAGTTACGAAAAAAAGAATCTACTGCTAATAATTTAATAGAAATTCCAGCTTTATTATCTCTGCTACCAGATTTGAAAGATAGAGTGATTTTAGACCTGGGTTGTGGGTTTGGAGAACATTGCAAGTTATTTGTCGAAATGGGAGCAAGAAAAGTCGTTGGAATTGACATTTCTCAAAAGATGATTGAAACAGCAAAATTGAAAAATAATAGTTCTCAAATAGACTATCTCCAACTTGCAATGGAAGACATAACTACCCTAACGCAAAAGTTTGATCTAGTTGTCAGTTCATTAGCACTGCACTATGTTGAGGATTTTAAGGGATTGGTCGAAAGTATAAATAAACTTTTAGGAGAAAATGGAATATTAGTTTTTTCTCAGGAGCATCCTTTTGTGACTTGCCATTCCAAAGGAGATAGATGGACAAGAGATCTTTCAGGACAGAAACTATTTGCCAATATTTCAAATTATGGAGTTGAAGGACAAAGAAAAACGGATTGGTTCATCGAGAACGTTGAAAAATACCATCGCACTTTTTCAACTATAATTAATACTCTGACCACTTCAGGATTTAAGATAGAAAAGATATTAGAACCAATACCAGAAAACACCATTTTAACTTCTTTCCCTGAATATAAGGATACTGTTCATAGACCAGATTTCTTAATTTTACGAGTAAAGAAGGTTGAATGAAAAGCCATTCTTTAAATTAAAAAAAACCAGCAACATTGAAAAAATACTAAAAAAGTTCCCTCAAGTCTGTGAAAGATTTAAGGGAACTTTTTAACTGATTAAACTAACAATAATGCCAAGCCAATAATAATAAAGGCCACCAGTTTATAGCTTTCATTAATGAGAATTAACTTAACTGGCCGTTGTTCAAAGAAATAGTTTTTGAGACCAGAAAGAATTGTAATGAGACCAATAATCAGGGCATTGATTGGTGTGGCAGCATTTATGGCTGATAAAAATAGTATGGTTATGATACTAATGATAACTTCGACAATAAGGGTCATTATCATTTCTTTTTTGCCATCTCCGTTTTTGCCAATGTCTTCTGGATTAATACCTTGTGCTTGTATCCAAGGTTTTTGGAAGAGGAGACCATACCAGAGGCCGCCAATCATAAAGTTGATAATTCCGGCAACGATTGCGATAATAAGTGTCATTGTTTTTTCTCCTAAATGTGTGAATTCTTATAGTGTGAGTTAGTGTTTTACCTTGTATTCTAAACCCAGGGCGCCTGATGTAAAAGTTTTTGAGCTGATTAGCTCTAAGTCGGAACTGATGTTTTCAAAGAGGCGCAAGCCATTCCCAACAATAGTGGGAGAGACAGTCAATGTAATTTTATCAATGAGATTTTCAGATAATAAAGAACGGCTTAGTCGAGGGCTTCCTAAAACCAAAATATCTTGACCAGCTGTATGTTTCAATTCTTTGAGATATTGGTTTAAGTTTTCTGACACAATGGTAGAATTGTTCCAGTCAGCAGTCTTAAGACTTCTAGAAGCAATCACTTTTCTAACGTCACTAATCCACTTGGCATGTCTGCGTTCATAATTGGTAGCTTCTGGGTGATTAAGCATGTCTGGCCAGTAGGCATACATCATTTCATAAGTTGCTCGTCCCCATAAAATAGTGTCGACACTTGATAAGGTTTTTTCTGCAAAAGCTTCTAATTCTTGGTTGTAAGCTATAAAGTCAATATCCATAGCTCCTTTTGGTCCTTCAACAACGCCGTCTAGTGACATGTGTAAAAAAATGGTAAGTTCTCTCATTTGCTGACTTTCTAATCTATTGGTAACTGAGGTTAGTATACTGTTTTGAAGCTAGAAAGTAAATTTAAATGTCTTGAAAGAAATCAATTAATTTCTGGATTGTTGCTAAATGGGCTGATAGGCTTGACAAATCAAGGGAAAAGTCAGATACTTAACTAGTAAGTATTGAGTCAGTATCATAAATTTTTAGAACTAAGGAGTAACTGGAATGTCCCGAGAAATTGCTACTATTCTGACAAATATGTGTATGATTTATGATGATCAGGGACGGGTTTTGGTACAGGATAAGGTCAGCAACTCTTGGTGGGGTATAACTTTTCCTGGTGGTCACGTTCATCCAGGGGAATCAATTGTGGATTCTACTATTAGAGAAATTAAAGAAGAAACAGGTTTAGATATAAGTGACTTAGAAATCTGTGGCATTAAGGACTGGACTAATTCTGATGGCTCTCGTTACGTTGTGTTTCTATACAAGAGCAACAAATTTTCTGGTCAGATACAGTCCTCTGATGAAGGTGAAGTATATTGGGTAGATTTGGAAGAACTTAAGCACCTAAAACTTGCCCGTTCGATGGATATTATGTTAGAAGTCTTTTTACGAGATGATGTTAGTGAACATTTCTTCTATCAAGAAAATGGGATATGGAAAGACAGTTTGAAATAAAGAGTGCAGAAGTCATCAGGTGAGTGATGACTTTTTAGATTTTTCTTTTCTAGATAAGAGCCTTGTTTAGTTTTTTTAAACCAAAATTTTTAGTGTGGCATGTTATAATGAGGGTATTATCATAATAGAGGAGTACTTCATGAAAATTTATTTTGCCAGTCCCTTATTTACTGAGATGGAATTGACCTTTAATCAAGCTCTTGTTGAAAAAATTAGACAGACTTATCCAGAGGTTGAAGTCTTTTTACCCCAAGAGCAGGGAGAAATTAATGATAAGCATGCCTATGCTGATTCTAAGATGATTGCGAAGCTAGATACGCAAGCGGTATTAGAAAGTGATCTACTAATTGCAATTTTAGATGGTCAAGTTATTGATCCAGGCGTTGCTTCAGAAATTGGAGTGGCTTATCAAGCAGGAATTCCCATCTTGGGGCTCTATAGCGATTCGCGTCAATTAGGAGCAGATAATCAACAAAAAATAGAGGCCCTAAAAGAGGTTGGGGAATCACAATTTGCTTATGTAAACCTTTATACTATTGGTCTCATCAAGTTAAATGGAAAAGTAGTTAGCTCTAGTCAAGAAGTGCTTGAGGCAATTGGTAATATGTAAAAAGGAAGTATGCCCACTACTATAGGGGAGGACGACTGGATGATTCGACATACCAAACTAGAAGATGCAAAAGCTTTACAAATTATTTGTAGAGAAGATTTGGGATATGAGAGTTCCTTAAACTCTATTGAGCGACAGATTGATAAATTAGATCAGAACGAGCATCATCATGCTTTTGTTTTTGAAGATAATCGTACTAAAGAAGTTTTAGGATTTGTTGAAGTACAGATTTATGAGTCTATCTATAGTGAACGTGGTCTTAATGTCTTGGGACTAGCAGTTGCTCATTCACACCAAGGACAAGGTATTGGTAAGCAGTTGATGACTTATATTGAGGCATGGGCTTGTCAGAATAACTGTACTTTTATTCGCTTAAATTCAGGCTCTCACCGTAGAGAAGCGCATGCTTTTTATAGAAGCCTTGGTTATGATGGTACTAAGCAGCAAGTTCGCTTTATTAAGTTTCTACAATAAGGTGCTATGAGAATGCAAGTAATTATCGAAATGCTGCAACCTCTAACACTGAAATAAAAATGACGCGATTAGGAAAATACGATATGAAAGAATTTAAAACAAAAGAACTAAAAATATTTGAAAATTATGAAACACTACTGGTTGATTATGGTCATGTCATTGTGTCCACGAAAGTTGTTGAATCATCACTAAATTATCACCAGACAGCTCATGGTGGATACCTGTTTGCTTTAAGTGACCAGATTTCTGGGGCTGTAAGTGTTTCTACTGGCTATGATACTGTTACTCAACAGTCGAGTATAAATTATTTTAAACCTGGAAAGTTAGGAGATATTTTAACAATTGAAGGAACTTGTATCCATGATGGAAAAAAGACTAAAGTTAATGAAGTGGTTATTAAAAATCAAAAAAATAACATATTAACACGTGCTAGTTTTACAATGTATGTGACAGGAAAACGTGAAGAGTGATAAATTTGGCCATTTAATTTGAATAATAGATATATTGAATATTTTCAACATATGAAAATAAAGGTTTTTGCAAGTTCATTTTTAACTTTCAAAGGCTTTTTTTATGCACAATTTTAGATAGTAGATAGATGTTATTATCACTTTAAAGATCATTTTTCTGACTTTTTTAGTTAAAAGTGCTATAGTATTAATAAGAATGATTATAATTAAGAAGAAAGAGAGGAGAAAAAATTGCCAATACTTGAATTTAAAGACGTCTCATTTTCGTCTGATGGGAAGGCTATTTTAAAAAACCTTAGTTTTACTATTGATGAGGGGGATTATGTATCAATTATAGGTCCCTCTGGTAGTGGAAAAAGCACTCTTTTGAAGCTAGCTAGTTATTTACAAAGTCCAACTAGCGGAGATATTATGTTTGAGGGTAAATCATTGGAGGACTACAATCCAATAAAATTACGTCAGACCCTTTCTTATTGTTTTCAAACTCCACACCTATTTGGTGAAAAAGTGAAAGATAATATCCAATTTCCCTATGAAATTAGACATTTATCTTTGGATCAGGCCCGTGTCAATAAACTTTTTGCACTATTTCAAATGGATCTTTCGTATTTAGAACAAGATGTTAAAAAGTTATCCGGAGGAGAAAAACAGCGAATAGCGCTGATCCGACAATTGTTATTTGAACCAAAGGTTCTTTTGTTGGATGAAGTGACTTCAGCTTTGGATTCTGTTAACAAAGAAATAGTCGAAGAAGTTATTGAAAGGCTAAATAACAAGGGTGTTACTATTCTCTGGATTACCCATGATACTAGTCAAAGTAAAAAATATGCTAATAAAATGATGACTATTGTAGATGGGAAACTAGAATCTATGGAGGTGATTAAATGAGTGGAGCAGATAATATTTCCGTAACGTCTTTATTACTAGCATTGTCTTTGGTTTTGATAACGTTATTTTTTTCTTATTGGCAAAAATTGAAGTTAGAAAAAGAGATTATTGTAGGAGCAGTTCGAGCAGTTATCCAGTTACTTATAGTTGGCTTTGTTCTTGATTATATCTTTGGCTACAAGAATCCTATTTTTACAGCTCTTTTATTATTATTTATGATTGTGAATGCTTCTTATAATGCAGCTAAGCGTGGAAAAGGAGTTGGTAATGCTTTTAAAATATCTTTTGTTGCTATTGCTTTAGGTTCTAGTATTACGCTATCAGTTTTAATTTTTTCAGGAATTTTAGAGTTTTTGCCTAATCAAATGATCCCTGTTGGAGGAATGATTATCAGTAACTCAATGGTTGCTATTGGGCTATGTTATAAACAACTTTTGGATTCTTTTCGAGATAAACAAGAAGAAGTAGAAACCAAATTAGCACTTGGTGCTGATATCCTACCTGCTTCCATTGATATTATCCGTGATGTTATTCGGACCGGCATGGTTCCAACAATTGATTCGGCTAAGACGCTAGGGATCGTTTCTTTACCGGGAATGATGACGGGGTTAATTCTAGCAGGAACTTCTCCTATACAAGCTGTGAAATATCAAATGATGGTTACTTTTATGCTACTAGCTACAACATCTATTGCTTCTTTTATTGCTTCTTATCTGGCTTATAAAGGCTTCTTTAACGATAAAAAACAATTAGTGGTTAAACGGCCATAGATATAAAAAACTAACAATAATGAGATTTTAAGGTGTTTTTGATGCTAAATTCCATATAAAATGTGCTTGACAATTCTTCTTATCTTAGCTATACTGTTAACAATTAAATACTGCTTTAACTATGTACCGTGAGACATAAAAGCGCAAAGAAGAGATGGCGAATGCTACCCTCTTATTTTCTAGAGATTTTTTGACTCACGACTACTGGCGGGGGTCTTTTTTGGCTTTTATCAGTATTCAATTAATTAAAGTAGTCAGTGAGCTACTATTAAAGGGAGAAAGAAATGTCACAGATGTCACTAGACAGAAATAACAAAAGAGCCCTTGCGGCAGCTATTATAGCTTCAGGAACAGATGATTTAAACGTTATGTTTCTTGCGTTTTCAATGTCTTCAATTATTACCGAACTTGGCATAACAGGAGCACAAGGTGGGTGGATTGCGACCGTAACAAATTTAGGAATGCTACTTGGGGGCCTTATTTTTGGCCTATTAGCTGATAAGTACCATAAGTTTAAAGTCTTTAAGTGGACGGTGTTGGTCTTCTCGATTGCGACAGGTCTTGTTTACTTTACCAAGAGTATTAACTATCTCTATCTGATGCGTTTTCTTGCTGGGATTGGTGTAGGTGGAGAATATGGTGTCGCTATAGCTATTATGGCAGGTATTGTCCCAGCAGAAAAAATGGGACGAATATCTTCTCTTAATGGAATTGCTGGGCAACTAGGCTCAATTTCCTCCGCACTATTAGCGGGCTGGTTAGCACCAAGCTTAGGATGGAGAGGACTCTTCTTATTTGGCTTAGCACCAATCTTGCTAGTTCTATGGATGGTGTTTAGTATCGATGATGACAAGATTTGGGATAAAGGTAGTAGTGGAACAGAAGAAACTAGTCAACCTGTTAAAATTAGTCAACTTTTTAAAAATCCACATTTAGCAGGGCAAACCTTAGCATTAATGGTCATGACAACAGTTCAAATTGCTGGTTACTTTGGTATGATGAACTGGTTACCAACTATTATTCAAACTAATCTCGGTCTCTCTGTCAAAGATTCATCTTTATGGATGGTAGCGACAATCTTAGGAATGTGTTTGGGGATGGTGACTTTTGGTCAGATTTTAGATAAGTTTGGCCCAAGGCCAGTTTACTCGGCTTTTCTAATAGCTTCATCGGTCTGCGTTTATCTCTTTCAATTTGCAAATTCGATGCCAGCTATGATAATTGGTGGGGCAGTAGTTGGTTTTTTCGTTAATGGTATGTTTGCGGGGTATGGTGCTATGATTACGAGACTTTACCCACACCATATTCGCTCAACAGCCAATAATGTCATTCTTAATGTAGGGCGTGCTATTGGTGGTTTTTCATCAGTCGTCATTGGTAAACTCCTTGATGTTTCGGGTGTGGCAATGGTCATGATTTTCTTAGCTGCCCTCTATATGATTAGCCTTGGAGCGATGTTATCTATTAAAAATCTTCAGCCAAGTATTTATAAGCAGTTATCAAAATAAGGATAAATTAAAAGGTATTAGCAAGCACTAATACCTTTATAACTTTTGAAGAAATGCTTCTTTATTAAGCCGAACTCTGGTGTGATAAGCCTTTGCAATTAATTGTTTATCAACAAAAGCTTCTAGCTGAAAATCGTATCTGCGTCCTTGGTTAGTAACTTCGGTTATTAGAACAGTGACAGAGTTGCCAATTTTGCTTGCTTTTAAATGGTCAATAGTCATTTTTGTTCCAACAGTCGTTAATAGGTTATCCTGAATCCTTTCTTTAGCGAAAAGACAGGCAGCATTTTCTAAAAAACTAACGAGACTGGGTGTCGAAAGGACTTCAAGCTCTCCAGAGCCAACAGATTTAGCTGAATGTTCCTTTCTTGTTTCATACACTTTTGAATAGATAGCCATAGTAACCTCCTTGTTATTTATTATAGTACTTAAAACCATTTAAGTCTGCTGAAAACTGGTTATATGCTATACTAATAAAAAAGGTTAGGAACTTAGAATGGGTTATATGATTGAAAATAAAGAAGTAAAAGCAGATTATCTCGAAAACCATTCCAAGAGTTAGGAAAGATAACGTAGAAATGTAAGGCACTTGATTAGCCAACGTATCGGATAAAGGTCTTACTTAGGCAAATTAGGAGATGATAATGAGATTAGATAAATTTTTAGCCGAAGCTGGCTTTGGAAGTCGTACTCAGGTAAAAAGCTTGCTCAAAACAAAAAAAGTATGTGTTAATGGTAAAAAAGAATCTCAAGCCAAAAAGCAGATTAATCCAAATCTTGACCGAGTGGAGATTGAGGGGCAAGAAGTTTTATACGAAGAGTTTGTCTATTACATGCTTAATAAACCAAAAGGTGTCATTTCAGCTACCCAAGATAAGGTTCACCAGACCGTTGTAGACTTACTAGATGAGACAGCAAAGCAAAAAGCGGTTTTTCCTGTGGGGCGTTTAGATAAAGATACACACGGATTGTTATTATTGACAAATAATGGAGACTTGGCACACCGTCTTCTTTCTCCTAAGAAGCATGTCAATAAAGTTTATATGGCCGAAGTTGATGGTTTAATGACTAATCAAGATATTGAGTCCTTCAAAAAAGGTATTCACTTATCAGACCATCAGTGTCAGCCAGCGGTTTTGGAGATTTTAGCAATTGACCGTGAAAAATCCCGGTCACGTGTTAAAATAGTTATTAAAGAAGGAAAATTTCATCAAGTTAAACGTATGGTATTAGCTTGTGGAAAGGAAGTGAGAGATCTTCAGCGCCTTGAAATGGGACCTTTACAACTTGATTCTAAGCTTGCTCTCGGTGCATTTAGAAAGCTAGAAAATACTGAAATTGAGGCCTTACTAAGCTTACCTTGAATCTTATTACTAAAAAACCTATGTGTTGATGTACTGCACATAGGTTTTTACAGCCATTTTTTGAATTTTGAGTAGAGAATTGCTGCGATAAAAATGGTTACAGCAAAAATAATGACTAATGGGTAACCTAAGGGGCTCGCTAATTCAGGCATGTATTTGAAATTCATCCCATACCAGCCAACTAGGATCGTTAAGGGCATGCAACAGGTTGTAACAGTAGTTAGAATAGCCATATTTTTATTTTGGCGCATTTCTAATTGAGATTTGGCCATTTCTCTTATCTGGATGATGGTTTCTCTTAGCGTTAAAACCGTTGATTGCAATCTTGCAACGCGGGCAGAAAAAAGATGGAAAAAGCGTAAGTTTTCTTCTTGGAAAAAATTGTTTTCATTTTCTGCCAATTCTTGACTAAAATCAAGAAGTTGACTATAGTGCAGATTCAATTTGGTCAGTTTACGTCTTAAACTATTGAGATCCGATTCATGGTATTGGTTTTTTCCATCAAGAATGATTTCCTCTAAATTATCCAGATATTTATCATAAGATTCCAGTAGTTCACTATCTCCTTTAATAATTGTCTCTAAAAAATCATAGAGAAAGCGTTCTAAACTGGGATTTTTCCACTTTTTACTTTTTTGAATTTT
Coding sequences:
- a CDS encoding recombinase family protein, which gives rise to MSKEKIKVYLYTRVSTSIQIDGYSLEAQKSRMKAFALYNDYEIVGEYEDAGKSGKSIEGRIQFTRMMEDIKSGKDGVSFVLVFKLSRFARNAADVLSTLQTMQDFGVNLICVEDGIDSSKDAGKLMISVLSAVAEIERENIRVQTMEGRIQKAREGKWNGGFAPYGYQLIDGKLLINEEEAIAIRTIFDQYVNTSIGANGLSKYLENHGIRKIPRQNGKNPLFDAGLIRKILKNPVYNGKIAFGRRTLEKVHGTRNEYRQVDQDDYIVAEGIHEAIIPDKLWQAAQVKLKAQAKKYEHVNKGKNMRTHLLSGIVKCPICGAGMFGNKSIKYKKDGTKYKDFYYYGCKHRLMNRGHKCTYNKQIREELLDDAVAEVIIKLVSNPKFASMIQEKINMKVDTSAIENEIDNYQKELRKSHSTKFKLIEEIDNLDVDDKHYKRRKTDLDDRLYRMYDKIEKLEGQLIEAKAKKETIEAEKLTGDNIYKVLIYFDKLYKVMNDVERRQLIEALISEIQIYEEKQPNGQWLKSIIFKLPIIDEDLNISLDNDVHVECVSLLEKRN
- a CDS encoding nucleoside 2-deoxyribosyltransferase, giving the protein MKIYFASPLFTEMELTFNQALVEKIRQTYPEVEVFLPQEQGEINDKHAYADSKMIAKLDTQAVLESDLLIAILDGQVIDPGVASEIGVAYQAGIPILGLYSDSRQLGADNQQKIEALKEVGESQFAYVNLYTIGLIKLNGKVVSSSQEVLEAIGNM
- a CDS encoding PaaI family thioesterase, with protein sequence MKEFKTKELKIFENYETLLVDYGHVIVSTKVVESSLNYHQTAHGGYLFALSDQISGAVSVSTGYDTVTQQSSINYFKPGKLGDILTIEGTCIHDGKKTKVNEVVIKNQKNNILTRASFTMYVTGKREE
- a CDS encoding DUF1761 domain-containing protein, whose amino-acid sequence is MTLIIAIVAGIINFMIGGLWYGLLFQKPWIQAQGINPEDIGKNGDGKKEMIMTLIVEVIISIITILFLSAINAATPINALIIGLITILSGLKNYFFEQRPVKLILINESYKLVAFIIIGLALLLV
- a CDS encoding pseudouridine synthase; protein product: MRLDKFLAEAGFGSRTQVKSLLKTKKVCVNGKKESQAKKQINPNLDRVEIEGQEVLYEEFVYYMLNKPKGVISATQDKVHQTVVDLLDETAKQKAVFPVGRLDKDTHGLLLLTNNGDLAHRLLSPKKHVNKVYMAEVDGLMTNQDIESFKKGIHLSDHQCQPAVLEILAIDREKSRSRVKIVIKEGKFHQVKRMVLACGKEVRDLQRLEMGPLQLDSKLALGAFRKLENTEIEALLSLP
- a CDS encoding ABC transporter permease, with the protein product MSGADNISVTSLLLALSLVLITLFFSYWQKLKLEKEIIVGAVRAVIQLLIVGFVLDYIFGYKNPIFTALLLLFMIVNASYNAAKRGKGVGNAFKISFVAIALGSSITLSVLIFSGILEFLPNQMIPVGGMIISNSMVAIGLCYKQLLDSFRDKQEEVETKLALGADILPASIDIIRDVIRTGMVPTIDSAKTLGIVSLPGMMTGLILAGTSPIQAVKYQMMVTFMLLATTSIASFIASYLAYKGFFNDKKQLVVKRP
- a CDS encoding CorA family divalent cation transporter, which codes for MYYDISEKLKVTTFENCQQSRNPFVAVIKPTEWQSLQDALQMGIDMDFDFASAKSTKAEVNLDSLTGTFKIPNRDDLLNKSIDFSFALDERGVVFIDQHHHVEHLVKKIQKSKKWKNPSLERFLYDFLETIIKGDSELLESYDKYLDNLEEIILDGKNQYHESDLNSLRRKLTKLNLHYSQLLDFSQELAENENNFFQEENLRFFHLFSARVARLQSTVLTLRETIIQIREMAKSQLEMRQNKNMAILTTVTTCCMPLTILVGWYGMNFKYMPELASPLGYPLVIIFAVTIFIAAILYSKFKKWL
- a CDS encoding MFS transporter — translated: MSQMSLDRNNKRALAAAIIASGTDDLNVMFLAFSMSSIITELGITGAQGGWIATVTNLGMLLGGLIFGLLADKYHKFKVFKWTVLVFSIATGLVYFTKSINYLYLMRFLAGIGVGGEYGVAIAIMAGIVPAEKMGRISSLNGIAGQLGSISSALLAGWLAPSLGWRGLFLFGLAPILLVLWMVFSIDDDKIWDKGSSGTEETSQPVKISQLFKNPHLAGQTLALMVMTTVQIAGYFGMMNWLPTIIQTNLGLSVKDSSLWMVATILGMCLGMVTFGQILDKFGPRPVYSAFLIASSVCVYLFQFANSMPAMIIGGAVVGFFVNGMFAGYGAMITRLYPHHIRSTANNVILNVGRAIGGFSSVVIGKLLDVSGVAMVMIFLAALYMISLGAMLSIKNLQPSIYKQLSK
- a CDS encoding ABC transporter ATP-binding protein — protein: MPILEFKDVSFSSDGKAILKNLSFTIDEGDYVSIIGPSGSGKSTLLKLASYLQSPTSGDIMFEGKSLEDYNPIKLRQTLSYCFQTPHLFGEKVKDNIQFPYEIRHLSLDQARVNKLFALFQMDLSYLEQDVKKLSGGEKQRIALIRQLLFEPKVLLLDEVTSALDSVNKEIVEEVIERLNNKGVTILWITHDTSQSKKYANKMMTIVDGKLESMEVIK
- a CDS encoding GNAT family N-acetyltransferase, which translates into the protein MPTTIGEDDWMIRHTKLEDAKALQIICREDLGYESSLNSIERQIDKLDQNEHHHAFVFEDNRTKEVLGFVEVQIYESIYSERGLNVLGLAVAHSHQGQGIGKQLMTYIEAWACQNNCTFIRLNSGSHRREAHAFYRSLGYDGTKQQVRFIKFLQ
- a CDS encoding thioesterase family protein, which translates into the protein MAIYSKVYETRKEHSAKSVGSGELEVLSTPSLVSFLENAACLFAKERIQDNLLTTVGTKMTIDHLKASKIGNSVTVLITEVTNQGRRYDFQLEAFVDKQLIAKAYHTRVRLNKEAFLQKL
- a CDS encoding class I SAM-dependent methyltransferase — protein: MSKQNVYDNEIFFNEYKQLRKKESTANNLIEIPALLSLLPDLKDRVILDLGCGFGEHCKLFVEMGARKVVGIDISQKMIETAKLKNNSSQIDYLQLAMEDITTLTQKFDLVVSSLALHYVEDFKGLVESINKLLGENGILVFSQEHPFVTCHSKGDRWTRDLSGQKLFANISNYGVEGQRKTDWFIENVEKYHRTFSTIINTLTTSGFKIEKILEPIPENTILTSFPEYKDTVHRPDFLILRVKKVE
- a CDS encoding 8-oxo-dGTP diphosphatase; its protein translation is MSREIATILTNMCMIYDDQGRVLVQDKVSNSWWGITFPGGHVHPGESIVDSTIREIKEETGLDISDLEICGIKDWTNSDGSRYVVFLYKSNKFSGQIQSSDEGEVYWVDLEELKHLKLARSMDIMLEVFLRDDVSEHFFYQENGIWKDSLK
- a CDS encoding dihydrofolate reductase family protein, whose translation is MRELTIFLHMSLDGVVEGPKGAMDIDFIAYNQELEAFAEKTLSSVDTILWGRATYEMMYAYWPDMLNHPEATNYERRHAKWISDVRKVIASRSLKTADWNNSTIVSENLNQYLKELKHTAGQDILVLGSPRLSRSLLSENLIDKITLTVSPTIVGNGLRLFENISSDLELISSKTFTSGALGLEYKVKH